In the genome of Halobacterium noricense, one region contains:
- a CDS encoding sodium:solute symporter family protein, with protein sequence MSALLEISIVVAYMLVALAVGAVAYRVTDRTAEDYYLAGRGLGTGVLLFTTFATLLSAFTFFGGPNTAFSAGPEWILVMGLMDGVLFGLLWYLLGYRQWLLGRAHGYVTLGEMLGDRFGSKTLRGLVAGVSIFWLFPYVMLQQVGAGTALEALTNGTVPYWAGAGFITLFMIAYVVLSGMRGVAWTDTLQGVFMLSMVWLAFAWIASALAAEPGGIGAAMPTEFRALGGGVYSPQWMLSQAVGIAFGVTMFPQVNQRFFVGKSEKVLKRTFALWPVLVVLLFVPAFLLGSWAQGVGLAMPDGGNILPVLLAEYTPSWFAALVVAGALAAMMSSSDSMLLSGASYFTRDLYRPFVNADASEGYENKLGRIGVVVFASATFVASLFTPGTLVSIGETAFGGFAQLALPVGVALYWRNTTRSGMLAGIGGSQLFYLVTVFGPTVYVAGVPVFADAYWGWLPSVVGMAIGLVLTVGVSAVTAQATSEDTSVYFEAAD encoded by the coding sequence ATGAGCGCACTGCTCGAAATCAGCATCGTCGTGGCGTACATGCTGGTCGCGCTCGCGGTCGGCGCGGTCGCGTACCGCGTCACCGACCGCACCGCCGAGGACTACTACCTCGCGGGCCGCGGGCTCGGCACCGGCGTGTTGCTGTTCACGACGTTCGCCACCCTCCTCTCGGCGTTCACGTTCTTCGGCGGCCCGAACACCGCGTTCTCCGCGGGGCCGGAGTGGATTCTCGTGATGGGGCTGATGGACGGCGTCCTCTTCGGCCTCCTGTGGTACCTGCTGGGCTACCGCCAGTGGCTGCTCGGCCGCGCGCACGGCTACGTCACGCTCGGCGAGATGCTCGGCGACCGCTTCGGCTCGAAGACCCTCCGGGGGCTGGTCGCGGGCGTCAGCATCTTCTGGCTGTTCCCGTACGTGATGCTCCAGCAGGTCGGTGCCGGCACCGCGCTCGAAGCGCTCACGAACGGGACGGTTCCGTACTGGGCGGGCGCGGGCTTCATCACGCTGTTCATGATTGCGTACGTCGTACTCTCGGGGATGCGCGGCGTCGCGTGGACGGACACCCTGCAGGGCGTGTTCATGCTGTCGATGGTGTGGCTGGCGTTCGCGTGGATTGCGAGCGCGCTCGCCGCCGAACCCGGTGGCATCGGCGCCGCGATGCCGACGGAGTTCCGCGCGCTCGGCGGCGGCGTCTACTCGCCGCAGTGGATGCTCTCCCAGGCCGTCGGCATCGCGTTCGGCGTGACGATGTTCCCGCAGGTGAACCAGCGCTTCTTCGTCGGGAAGTCCGAGAAAGTGCTCAAGCGCACGTTCGCGCTGTGGCCCGTGCTGGTCGTGCTCCTGTTCGTCCCGGCGTTCCTGCTCGGGTCGTGGGCCCAGGGCGTCGGCCTCGCGATGCCCGACGGCGGGAACATCCTCCCGGTGCTGCTCGCCGAATACACGCCGAGCTGGTTCGCCGCGCTCGTCGTCGCTGGTGCGCTCGCCGCGATGATGAGTTCCTCGGACTCGATGCTGCTCTCGGGGGCGTCGTACTTCACGCGCGACCTCTACCGGCCGTTCGTGAACGCCGACGCCAGCGAGGGCTACGAGAACAAGCTGGGGCGAATCGGCGTCGTGGTCTTCGCGTCGGCGACGTTCGTCGCGAGCCTGTTCACGCCCGGCACGCTCGTCTCCATCGGGGAGACCGCGTTCGGCGGATTCGCCCAGCTCGCGCTCCCGGTCGGCGTCGCGCTCTACTGGCGCAACACGACCCGCTCGGGGATGCTCGCGGGCATCGGCGGTAGCCAGTTGTTCTACCTCGTGACGGTGTTCGGCCCAACGGTGTACGTCGCCGGCGTCCCCGTGTTCGCGGACGCCTACTGGGGCTGGCTCCCTTCGGTCGTCGGCATGGCTATCGGGCTCGTGCTCACGGTCGGTGTCTCCGCGGTGACCGCGCAGGCCACCAGCGAGGACACGAGCGTCTACTTCGAAGCGGCGGACTGA
- a CDS encoding PadR family transcriptional regulator yields MSKWLSSGLRRDVCVVVASEGDPTQQSVKRAIERKNDERIRPKRFNGAVNKLEDAGFVERERDGVHDRLLLTEAGERRFREHREWVAERLADW; encoded by the coding sequence ATGAGCAAGTGGTTGTCGTCGGGGCTGCGCCGCGACGTCTGCGTGGTCGTCGCCAGCGAGGGCGACCCCACCCAGCAGTCGGTCAAGCGCGCAATCGAGCGGAAGAACGACGAGCGCATCCGGCCGAAGCGGTTCAACGGCGCGGTCAACAAGCTCGAAGACGCGGGATTCGTCGAGCGCGAGCGCGACGGCGTCCACGACCGCCTCCTGCTGACCGAGGCGGGCGAGCGACGCTTTCGCGAGCACCGCGAGTGGGTCGCCGAGCGCCTCGCGGACTGGTAG
- a CDS encoding DUF998 domain-containing protein has protein sequence MAASAGTSTAGCTYFPDDADATSMESGRARAVAGTALVGGGVLTVLGFVTAEVFYPGYSAADQTISALGAAGAPPASQAVFNATMVVAGLLVVFATFALREVYDRPLFPGIFAVAGVGVVGVGVFPSQTGAPHFVAATVAFAGLGLSALAGAATVRGPLRYVSIVLGVAELVAFVAFVSLGGGTPLGIGGLERWVAYLGLAWVLAFGGYLLGGLDSR, from the coding sequence GTGGCGGCCTCCGCAGGCACGTCCACGGCGGGGTGTACTTACTTCCCGGACGACGCCGATGCGACGAGCATGGAATCCGGTCGCGCTCGCGCCGTCGCTGGCACGGCACTCGTCGGTGGCGGCGTGCTCACGGTGCTGGGCTTCGTCACCGCGGAAGTGTTCTACCCCGGATACAGTGCGGCCGACCAGACGATAAGCGCGCTCGGCGCGGCGGGCGCGCCGCCGGCGTCGCAGGCGGTGTTCAACGCGACGATGGTCGTCGCTGGCCTGCTGGTAGTGTTCGCCACGTTCGCGCTCCGCGAAGTATACGACCGACCGCTGTTCCCGGGCATCTTCGCGGTCGCGGGCGTCGGCGTCGTTGGGGTCGGCGTGTTTCCGTCTCAGACTGGTGCCCCTCACTTCGTCGCCGCGACCGTCGCGTTCGCCGGCCTCGGCCTCAGCGCGCTCGCGGGCGCAGCGACTGTTCGTGGACCGCTGCGGTACGTCTCCATCGTGCTCGGCGTCGCGGAGTTGGTCGCGTTCGTCGCGTTCGTGTCGCTGGGCGGCGGGACGCCGCTCGGAATTGGTGGGTTAGAGCGCTGGGTCGCGTACCTCGGGCTGGCGTGGGTGCTCGCGTTCGGCGGCTACCTGCTCGGCGGCCTCGACTCCCGATAG
- a CDS encoding HFX_2341 family transcriptional regulator translates to MQTHVVPVGFDYDRLIAPLVREQLSVDRVVLLEGAVGSEANVEYSQRISQKLEDDFRNLLGAETERVSVVDVYDYDAAFEQAFDLIEDELDADPEGEVWVNIASMPRTVSFAFAIAAHSIMVERPEDRERIHTYYTAPEKYLETELAEELRASADLLEAVADGDVDESDVRDQLDDARDLLAEFDERGTTIGAKEIDGSHVVELPVASFSNVKPFEELILFTLGEHGEFDSVSDLAKTLAAELNEEYTDSFRSKVTYTVDKLGPGGKGYVEREEHGKSYRTRLSRIGELWVRAHQNDD, encoded by the coding sequence ATGCAGACGCACGTCGTCCCGGTCGGCTTCGACTACGACCGGCTCATCGCGCCGCTCGTGCGCGAACAGCTCTCCGTCGACCGCGTCGTCCTCCTGGAGGGTGCGGTCGGCAGCGAGGCGAACGTCGAGTACAGCCAGCGCATCTCCCAGAAACTCGAAGACGACTTCCGGAACCTCCTCGGTGCCGAGACCGAGCGCGTCTCCGTCGTGGACGTCTACGACTACGACGCCGCCTTCGAGCAGGCGTTCGACCTCATCGAGGACGAACTCGACGCCGACCCCGAGGGCGAAGTCTGGGTGAACATCGCGTCGATGCCCCGCACCGTCTCGTTCGCGTTCGCCATCGCCGCCCACTCCATCATGGTCGAGCGCCCCGAGGACCGTGAACGCATCCACACCTACTACACCGCCCCCGAGAAGTACCTCGAAACCGAACTCGCGGAGGAACTGCGCGCGAGCGCGGACCTCCTCGAAGCCGTCGCGGACGGCGACGTCGACGAGAGCGACGTCCGCGACCAACTCGACGACGCCCGCGACCTGCTCGCGGAGTTCGACGAACGCGGCACCACCATCGGCGCGAAGGAAATCGACGGCAGCCACGTCGTCGAACTCCCCGTGGCCTCCTTCTCGAACGTCAAACCCTTCGAGGAGCTCATCCTGTTCACGCTCGGCGAACACGGCGAGTTCGACTCCGTCAGCGACCTCGCGAAGACCCTCGCCGCCGAACTCAACGAGGAGTACACCGACAGCTTCCGGTCGAAAGTCACCTACACCGTCGACAAACTCGGCCCCGGCGGCAAGGGCTATGTTGAACGTGAGGAACACGGGAAGTCGTATCGGACGCGGCTCTCGCGCATCGGCGAACTCTGGGTTCGCGCTCACCAAAACGACGACTAG
- a CDS encoding DUF1405 domain-containing protein — MSLPSRSDLPWYLAPLPGWLEDVALRLAWVIVAINLAGTAFGFWYYRVQFEATPMLAWPVVPDSPVATLFIGLSLAAYKLDVDADWLHALAFFGCIKLGLWTPFVQLVVNGQGDLWWIMYWFLVLSHLGMAVEAFVIHRYAKFSVGAVAVAAAWHGFNDVVDYFVTVAGGPHHTLLRAEVVAGLGHAIPAHDLAAAAAVALTLLATFLALATRVKTLEARLAD; from the coding sequence ATGTCGCTGCCGTCCCGGTCGGACCTCCCGTGGTATCTCGCGCCGCTGCCCGGCTGGCTGGAGGACGTCGCGCTTCGGCTGGCGTGGGTCATCGTCGCTATCAACCTCGCGGGCACCGCGTTCGGGTTCTGGTACTACCGCGTCCAGTTCGAAGCCACGCCGATGCTGGCGTGGCCGGTCGTCCCGGACAGCCCCGTCGCGACGCTGTTCATCGGGCTGTCGCTGGCCGCGTACAAGCTCGACGTCGACGCCGACTGGCTGCACGCGCTAGCCTTCTTCGGCTGCATCAAACTCGGGCTGTGGACGCCGTTCGTCCAGCTCGTCGTGAACGGCCAGGGCGACCTCTGGTGGATCATGTACTGGTTCCTCGTCCTCAGCCACCTCGGGATGGCCGTCGAGGCGTTCGTGATTCACCGCTACGCCAAGTTCTCCGTGGGCGCGGTTGCCGTCGCCGCGGCGTGGCACGGCTTCAACGACGTCGTAGACTACTTCGTCACCGTCGCGGGCGGCCCCCACCACACGCTCCTGCGCGCGGAGGTCGTCGCGGGACTCGGCCACGCGATTCCCGCCCACGACCTCGCCGCGGCCGCCGCGGTCGCGCTCACGCTCCTCGCGACGTTCCTCGCGCTCGCCACGCGCGTGAAGACACTCGAAGCCCGGCTCGCGGACTGA
- a CDS encoding formate/nitrite transporter family protein produces MADGDDSDAPPAPDAQHPPEGDTDVDLASPDAPDPEESVREAIERSRSGAPAVGSVVRDRFTSNEIFQRIIAAADEEITSGSRELFFSALAAGFAITITFMLYVSLTATTDGDPILSALLYPLGFIYIIIGGYQLYTENTLPPVALTLERLASIPALLRNWSVVLAGNFLGGALGAAALAFGGVISPEAAEVAVYLGEKGVSTPWWSLFSKAAFAGLVVAGVVWVEYAARDTISRMVVVYIAFLAIPLGGLYHSVVSFTEMTYLVFQGSLSVTTGLWEFVLPVLLGNTIGGVVLVTVVNYFQTTEHRLASARFEGSDRQLSIREWLFGGFVGRSYVPLIDHTSEEALAEADEYRIVVPISNPRTETNLVDLACTLASRKPGASVHVVHIVQMPDRTPRGYRVDQHERIVEDSDELMADIRERAAGYDVPCETSTVVSHRSFEELFDVAKRKRADLMVMGWGDDRLWSNGRAERPLDELTNRLPSDVLVFRDRGLDASRILLPVADNPHADLNAEVARILRQTAGSEVTLLRVVDSPDDHEAGEQFLADWAADHGLEDATFRVDDSGDVESAIANGCGDHTLLLIGATSQGLLARLAQNALHYDIVQDVDTSMILAERATDRSILERLFGR; encoded by the coding sequence ATGGCTGACGGAGACGATTCGGACGCGCCACCCGCGCCCGACGCCCAGCACCCCCCGGAGGGGGACACGGACGTGGACCTGGCGTCGCCGGACGCACCCGACCCCGAGGAGTCGGTCCGCGAGGCGATCGAGCGCTCGCGCAGCGGCGCGCCCGCGGTCGGCTCGGTCGTCCGCGACCGCTTCACGTCGAACGAAATCTTCCAGCGCATCATCGCGGCCGCCGACGAGGAAATCACCTCGGGCAGCCGCGAACTGTTCTTCAGCGCGCTCGCGGCCGGCTTCGCGATTACGATTACGTTCATGCTGTACGTCTCGCTGACCGCGACGACGGACGGCGACCCCATCCTGAGCGCGCTGCTGTACCCGCTTGGCTTCATCTACATCATCATCGGCGGCTACCAGCTCTACACCGAGAACACGCTCCCGCCGGTCGCGCTGACGCTGGAACGCCTCGCCAGCATTCCCGCGCTGTTGCGCAACTGGTCGGTCGTGCTCGCGGGGAACTTCCTCGGCGGCGCGCTCGGCGCGGCCGCGCTCGCGTTCGGCGGCGTCATCTCCCCGGAGGCCGCCGAAGTCGCGGTGTACCTCGGCGAGAAGGGCGTCTCGACGCCGTGGTGGAGCCTCTTCTCGAAGGCCGCGTTCGCTGGCCTCGTCGTCGCCGGCGTCGTCTGGGTGGAGTACGCCGCCCGCGACACCATCTCCCGGATGGTCGTCGTCTACATCGCGTTCCTCGCAATTCCGCTCGGCGGCCTCTACCACTCCGTCGTCTCGTTCACGGAGATGACGTACCTGGTCTTCCAGGGGTCGCTGTCCGTCACGACGGGCCTCTGGGAGTTCGTGCTCCCCGTGTTGCTCGGGAACACCATCGGCGGCGTTGTGCTCGTCACCGTAGTCAACTACTTCCAGACGACCGAACACCGGCTCGCGTCCGCGCGCTTCGAGGGCTCCGACCGCCAGCTCTCCATCCGCGAGTGGCTGTTCGGCGGGTTCGTCGGCCGGTCGTACGTTCCCCTCATCGACCACACCAGCGAGGAAGCGCTCGCGGAAGCCGACGAGTACCGCATCGTCGTCCCGATATCGAACCCCCGCACGGAGACCAACCTCGTGGACCTCGCGTGCACGCTCGCCAGTCGGAAGCCCGGCGCGAGCGTCCACGTCGTCCACATCGTCCAGATGCCCGACCGCACGCCGCGGGGCTACCGAGTCGACCAGCACGAGCGCATCGTCGAGGACTCCGACGAACTGATGGCCGACATCCGCGAGCGCGCGGCGGGCTACGACGTCCCCTGCGAGACGTCGACCGTGGTCTCGCACCGCTCGTTCGAGGAACTCTTCGACGTCGCGAAGCGCAAGCGCGCCGACCTCATGGTGATGGGGTGGGGCGACGACCGCCTCTGGTCGAACGGCCGCGCCGAACGCCCGCTTGACGAACTCACGAACCGACTCCCCTCGGACGTTCTCGTGTTCAGGGACCGCGGGCTCGACGCCTCGCGCATCCTGCTCCCGGTCGCGGACAACCCCCACGCCGACCTGAACGCGGAGGTCGCACGAATCCTCCGCCAGACTGCCGGCTCGGAGGTCACGCTCCTCCGGGTCGTCGACAGCCCCGACGACCACGAGGCCGGCGAACAGTTCCTCGCCGACTGGGCGGCCGACCACGGCCTCGAAGACGCGACGTTCCGCGTCGACGACTCCGGCGACGTCGAGTCCGCCATCGCCAACGGGTGCGGCGACCACACGCTGCTGTTGATTGGCGCGACCTCCCAGGGCTTGCTCGCGCGCCTCGCCCAGAACGCCCTCCACTACGACATCGTCCAGGACGTCGACACGTCGATGATTCTCGCGGAGCGCGCGACCGACCGCAGCATCCTCGAACGGCTGTTCGGCCGGTAG
- the pdxS gene encoding pyridoxal 5'-phosphate synthase lyase subunit PdxS, translating into MATETDLEDLRRGSDLVKRGFAKMQKGGVIMDVVNAEQAKIAEEAGAVAVMSLEAVPADIRKRGGVARMADPADVQEIIDAVSIPVMGKSRIGHTKEAEILEAVGVDMIDESEVLTPADDKYHIDKREFTSPFVCGARNLGEALRRIDEGAAMIRTKGEAGTGDVNQAVHHQRTIKSAIRELEGLTYEEREHYARDIEAPAELVHETAEMGRLPVVNFAAGGIATPADAALMMHHECDGIFVGSGIFGAEDPESMGRAIVDAVNNWDDPQRLAEISANIGSGMKGEANVDLPEEEKLQGRGN; encoded by the coding sequence ATGGCTACCGAGACCGACCTGGAGGACTTGCGGCGCGGCAGCGACCTCGTGAAACGCGGGTTCGCGAAGATGCAGAAGGGCGGCGTCATCATGGACGTGGTGAACGCCGAGCAGGCGAAAATCGCCGAGGAAGCCGGCGCAGTCGCCGTGATGTCCCTGGAAGCGGTGCCGGCGGACATCCGCAAGCGCGGTGGCGTCGCGCGGATGGCCGACCCCGCCGACGTCCAGGAGATTATCGACGCGGTCTCCATCCCGGTGATGGGGAAGTCCCGCATCGGCCACACGAAGGAGGCCGAGATTCTGGAGGCCGTCGGCGTGGACATGATCGACGAGTCCGAGGTGCTGACGCCCGCCGACGACAAGTACCACATCGACAAGCGCGAGTTCACGTCGCCGTTCGTCTGCGGCGCGCGCAACCTCGGCGAGGCGCTCCGGCGCATCGACGAGGGCGCGGCGATGATTCGCACGAAGGGCGAGGCCGGCACCGGCGACGTGAACCAGGCCGTCCACCACCAGCGCACCATCAAGAGCGCCATCCGCGAACTCGAAGGGCTGACCTACGAGGAGCGCGAGCACTACGCCCGCGACATCGAGGCGCCCGCGGAACTCGTCCACGAGACCGCCGAGATGGGGCGGCTCCCGGTCGTGAACTTCGCGGCGGGCGGCATCGCGACGCCCGCGGACGCCGCCTTGATGATGCACCACGAGTGCGACGGCATCTTCGTGGGTTCGGGCATCTTCGGCGCAGAGGACCCCGAGTCGATGGGCCGCGCCATCGTCGACGCCGTGAACAACTGGGACGACCCGCAGCGCCTCGCCGAGATTTCGGCGAACATCGGTTCCGGCATGAAGGGCGAGGCGAACGTCGATCTCCCCGAAGAAGAGAAGTTGCAGGGCCGCGGGAACTGA
- a CDS encoding LeuA family protein — protein sequence MQVRGNEFFQGTLAQRNEFETVRIFDTTLRDGEQTPRTSFSYDDKRAIAAALDDANVDVIEAGFPANSEQEAEAVADIAASTEATTCGLARVVESDVEAAVDAGVDMIHVFASTSDVQIEDSMHSTREDVVARSVAAVEQAAAADVEVMFSPMDATRTDPQFLAEIVEAVDDVGVDWINIPDTCGVGTPKRFGELVEYVGQHTDAHIDVHTHDDFGLATANALTGVEYGAHQMQVSVNGIGERAGNAAFEEVVMAAESLYGADTGIDTTAITELSKLVSERSSVPVPVNKPVVGAHAFAHESGIHAAGVIENSETFEPGVMTPQMVGAEREVVLGKHTGTHAVRDHLEDAGYDPTDEEVREVTKKVKAHAGDDEVVTDAVLRAFAGEVGIERATEEVTA from the coding sequence GTGCAAGTCCGGGGGAACGAGTTCTTCCAGGGCACGTTAGCCCAGCGTAACGAATTCGAGACGGTACGAATCTTCGACACCACGCTGCGTGACGGCGAGCAGACGCCACGGACCTCATTCAGCTACGACGACAAGCGCGCCATAGCGGCCGCGCTCGACGACGCGAACGTCGACGTCATCGAGGCCGGGTTCCCGGCCAACAGCGAGCAGGAGGCCGAGGCGGTCGCCGACATCGCGGCTTCGACAGAGGCTACCACGTGCGGGCTGGCCCGCGTCGTGGAGTCCGACGTCGAAGCAGCCGTGGATGCGGGCGTGGACATGATCCACGTCTTCGCGTCCACGAGCGACGTGCAGATCGAAGACTCGATGCATAGCACGCGCGAGGACGTCGTCGCACGCTCGGTCGCGGCCGTCGAGCAGGCCGCCGCGGCCGACGTCGAAGTGATGTTCTCGCCGATGGACGCCACGCGCACGGACCCCCAGTTCCTCGCCGAAATCGTCGAAGCGGTCGACGACGTCGGCGTCGACTGGATCAACATCCCGGACACCTGCGGCGTCGGGACGCCCAAGCGGTTCGGCGAGCTCGTCGAGTACGTCGGCCAGCACACCGACGCACACATCGACGTGCACACGCACGACGACTTCGGGCTGGCCACCGCGAACGCCCTGACGGGCGTGGAGTACGGTGCCCACCAGATGCAGGTGTCGGTGAACGGTATCGGCGAACGCGCCGGCAACGCCGCCTTCGAGGAAGTCGTGATGGCCGCCGAGAGCCTCTACGGGGCGGACACCGGCATCGACACGACCGCCATCACGGAGCTCTCGAAGCTGGTCTCCGAGCGGTCGTCGGTCCCGGTCCCGGTGAACAAGCCCGTGGTCGGCGCGCACGCGTTCGCCCACGAGTCGGGCATCCACGCCGCTGGCGTCATCGAGAACAGCGAGACGTTCGAGCCGGGTGTGATGACCCCCCAGATGGTGGGGGCCGAACGCGAAGTCGTGCTCGGGAAGCACACGGGCACACACGCCGTCCGCGACCACCTCGAAGACGCCGGGTACGACCCGACCGACGAGGAGGTACGCGAGGTCACGAAGAAGGTGAAAGCTCACGCCGGCGATGACGAAGTCGTCACCGACGCTGTCCTCCGCGCGTTCGCGGGTGAGGTCGGTATCGAACGCGCCACGGAGGAGGTGACGGCGTAA
- the ilvB gene encoding biosynthetic-type acetolactate synthase large subunit yields MTDHGAVTEPGDADDATADEPAEDGEPTESTAQTGAESVIASLETAGVETVFGVQGGAIMPVYDALYDSELDHVTMAHEQAAAHAADAYGAVSGDPGICMATSGPGATNLVTGLADADMDSEPVVALTGQVPTDLVGNDAFQETDTVGVTTPITKSNYFASSPDTVGEDVSTAFALANHGRQGPTVVDLPKDVTTGETDVDPVEPAVPDTVDVQTHADDEGVAAAAQTIVDADEPVILAGGGVVKGDATEELYAFATEHEIPVVTTMPGIGAFPENHDLAMEMAGMHGTGYANMAVTLTDCLLAVGTRFDDRLTGGVDSFAPDAEVVHVDIDPAEISKNIEADHPLIGDAGTVLDQLDEAMPGSPETGEWVEQCREWQQEYRLDYAAPEDEPLKPQYVVEAVDEATADDTVVTTGVGQHQMWACQFWTYTEPRTWVSSHGLGAMGYGLPSAIGARVAADDDQSVVCFDGDGSFLMTCQELIVAVREQMDITVFVLNNEAIGMVRQWQDAFFEGRRMASEYPWVPKFDTFAEAFGADGFRIEGYDDAPDVIEEALATDGPAVVDVYIDPTEDVYPMVPSGGDNGQFALSEEHL; encoded by the coding sequence ATGACAGACCACGGCGCAGTGACCGAACCCGGCGACGCCGACGACGCGACCGCCGACGAGCCGGCCGAGGACGGAGAGCCGACCGAATCCACGGCACAGACGGGCGCGGAGTCCGTCATCGCGTCGCTGGAGACGGCGGGCGTCGAGACGGTGTTCGGCGTGCAGGGCGGGGCCATCATGCCCGTCTACGACGCGCTCTACGACTCCGAGCTCGACCACGTCACGATGGCCCACGAACAGGCCGCCGCGCACGCGGCCGACGCCTACGGTGCCGTCAGCGGCGACCCCGGCATCTGTATGGCGACGTCCGGGCCGGGCGCGACGAACCTCGTGACGGGGCTCGCAGACGCGGACATGGACTCCGAGCCCGTCGTCGCACTCACCGGGCAGGTGCCGACCGACCTCGTCGGAAACGACGCGTTCCAGGAGACGGACACGGTCGGCGTCACGACCCCCATCACGAAGTCGAACTACTTCGCGTCCAGCCCCGACACGGTCGGCGAGGACGTGAGCACGGCGTTCGCGCTCGCCAACCACGGCCGACAGGGGCCGACGGTCGTCGACCTGCCGAAGGACGTCACGACCGGCGAGACCGACGTCGACCCCGTCGAGCCCGCGGTGCCGGACACCGTCGACGTGCAGACGCACGCCGACGACGAGGGCGTCGCGGCCGCCGCGCAGACCATCGTGGACGCCGACGAGCCCGTGATTCTGGCGGGCGGCGGCGTCGTCAAAGGTGACGCCACCGAGGAGCTGTACGCGTTCGCGACCGAGCACGAGATTCCCGTCGTGACGACGATGCCGGGCATCGGCGCGTTCCCCGAGAACCACGACCTCGCCATGGAGATGGCGGGGATGCACGGCACCGGCTACGCGAACATGGCCGTCACGCTGACCGACTGCCTGCTGGCGGTCGGCACGCGCTTCGACGACCGCCTCACGGGCGGCGTCGACTCGTTCGCGCCGGACGCGGAGGTCGTCCACGTCGACATCGACCCCGCCGAGATTTCGAAGAACATCGAAGCCGACCACCCACTGATCGGCGACGCCGGCACCGTCCTCGACCAGTTGGACGAGGCGATGCCGGGCTCGCCCGAGACCGGCGAGTGGGTCGAGCAGTGCCGCGAGTGGCAACAGGAGTACCGCCTCGACTACGCGGCACCCGAGGACGAGCCGCTGAAACCCCAGTACGTCGTCGAGGCCGTCGACGAGGCGACCGCCGACGACACCGTCGTCACGACCGGCGTCGGCCAGCACCAGATGTGGGCCTGCCAGTTCTGGACGTACACGGAGCCGCGGACGTGGGTGTCCTCCCACGGCCTCGGCGCGATGGGGTACGGGCTGCCGTCGGCCATCGGCGCGCGCGTCGCCGCTGACGACGACCAGTCCGTCGTCTGCTTCGACGGCGACGGCTCGTTCCTGATGACGTGTCAGGAACTCATCGTCGCGGTGCGCGAGCAGATGGACATCACCGTCTTCGTGTTGAACAACGAGGCCATCGGGATGGTCCGCCAGTGGCAGGACGCGTTCTTCGAAGGCCGCCGGATGGCCTCGGAGTACCCGTGGGTGCCGAAGTTCGACACGTTCGCGGAGGCGTTCGGTGCGGACGGCTTCCGCATCGAGGGGTACGACGACGCCCCCGACGTCATCGAGGAAGCGCTCGCCACCGACGGTCCCGCCGTGGTCGACGTCTACATCGACCCGACCGAGGACGTCTACCCGATGGTTCCCTCGGGCGGCGACAACGGCCAGTTCGCGCTCTCGGAGGAGCACCTATGA
- the ilvN gene encoding acetolactate synthase small subunit, translating to MSERNTERDGLPGPAPEDRRRPKGRRSSQGIRIDPEAEAEHPPRRTVISALVEHEPGVLARVSGLFSRRQFNIESLTVADTQNDDWARITVVVEEPDPGIDQVEKQLEKVVPVIHVRELETDAVTRELVVVKVDADRPHEVHAITEMYNGKTLDAGPRTITVELTGDEQKINDAIDAYRQFGIREIARTGQTALARGETKTAVVPDHLK from the coding sequence ATGAGTGAACGAAACACCGAACGAGACGGACTGCCGGGACCAGCGCCCGAAGACCGCCGTCGGCCGAAGGGACGGCGGAGCTCACAGGGCATCCGCATCGACCCCGAAGCGGAGGCCGAGCACCCACCGCGGCGCACCGTCATCTCCGCGCTCGTCGAACACGAGCCGGGCGTGCTCGCGCGCGTCTCCGGGCTGTTCAGCCGGCGGCAGTTCAACATCGAATCGCTGACCGTCGCGGACACCCAGAACGACGACTGGGCGCGCATCACAGTCGTCGTCGAGGAGCCCGACCCCGGCATCGACCAGGTCGAGAAGCAGTTAGAGAAGGTCGTCCCGGTTATCCACGTCCGCGAACTCGAAACCGACGCGGTGACCCGCGAGCTCGTGGTGGTGAAAGTCGACGCCGACCGCCCCCACGAGGTCCACGCCATCACGGAGATGTACAACGGGAAGACTCTCGACGCCGGCCCGCGGACGATTACCGTCGAGTTGACCGGCGACGAACAGAAGATAAACGACGCCATCGACGCCTACCGGCAGTTCGGCATCCGGGAGATCGCCCGGACCGGGCAGACGGCGCTGGCGCGTGGCGAGACCAAGACAGCAGTCGTTCCAGACCACCTCAAATGA